A stretch of the Arthrobacter stackebrandtii genome encodes the following:
- a CDS encoding RNA degradosome polyphosphate kinase: protein MKREYKGSVNTLAATGRERFVSGEVPASRATQDRIEIPEFEPTLIPEGDISPDRFLDRELSWLAFNARVLELAEDPDLPLLERVNFLSIFASNLDEFFMVRVAGLKRRIATGLAVPSPAGLSPLEVLEQISEAAHELQSRHAHVFASQIRPALAYEHFHLVHWDELDDPSKVQLAQMFAEKIFPILTPLAVDPAHPFPYISGLSLNLAVVVRNPVSDKELFARVKVPDLLPRLLALDGNRAGTVPGRVARFIPLEEVIAEHLDQLFPGMEIVEHHTFRVTRNEDLEVEEDDAENLLQALEKELLRRKFGPPVRLEVATDINPSILALLVRELDVEDTEVYSLPAPLDLRGLSILGGIDRPDLRFPKHVAHTSRDLNASETSKAANVFAAMRRRDILLHHPYDSFSTSVQAFLEQAASDPKVRAIKQTLYRTSGDSPIVDALVDAAEAGKQVLALVEIKARFDEQANISWARKLEQAGVHVVYGIVGLKTHCKLSLVVRQEQDGLRRYCHIGTGNYHPRTARYYEDLGLLTADNQVGEDLSKLFNQLSGYAPKTSFDRLLVAPRSVRSGLIERIDAEIANKRAGLPARVRIKVNSMVDEAIIDSLYRASQAGVEVGVVVRGICSLRPGVPGLSENITVRSILGRFLEHSRVFTFANAGEPVVYIGSADMMHRNLDRRVEALVQLSNKEDIAEVNSLLDRYLDPGTASWHLDNEGVWARHHLDNEGNPLLDIQSWLLASRSRPGSAIHR, encoded by the coding sequence ATGAAGCGCGAATACAAGGGTTCCGTGAATACGCTGGCGGCCACCGGCCGGGAACGTTTTGTTTCCGGCGAGGTGCCGGCCTCACGCGCCACGCAGGACCGGATTGAAATCCCCGAATTTGAACCGACGCTCATTCCCGAGGGCGACATCAGCCCCGACCGCTTCCTGGACCGCGAGCTGAGCTGGCTCGCCTTCAATGCACGCGTGCTGGAACTGGCAGAGGACCCCGATCTGCCGCTGCTGGAACGGGTCAACTTCCTCTCCATCTTTGCCTCCAACCTGGATGAGTTCTTCATGGTCCGGGTGGCCGGGCTGAAGCGGCGGATCGCCACGGGCCTGGCTGTGCCGTCGCCCGCCGGGCTGAGCCCGCTGGAGGTCCTGGAGCAGATCAGCGAGGCCGCGCACGAGCTGCAGTCACGGCATGCCCATGTGTTTGCCAGCCAGATCCGCCCCGCCCTGGCGTACGAGCACTTCCACCTGGTTCACTGGGACGAGCTGGACGATCCCTCCAAGGTGCAGCTGGCCCAGATGTTCGCGGAGAAGATCTTCCCCATCCTGACGCCGCTGGCCGTGGACCCCGCGCACCCCTTCCCGTATATCTCGGGACTGTCCCTGAACTTGGCCGTGGTGGTCCGCAACCCCGTCAGCGACAAGGAACTCTTTGCCCGCGTCAAGGTCCCGGACCTGCTCCCGCGCCTGCTGGCGCTGGACGGAAACCGGGCCGGCACGGTCCCCGGGCGGGTGGCCCGCTTCATCCCGCTCGAAGAGGTCATCGCCGAGCACCTGGACCAGCTGTTCCCGGGCATGGAGATTGTGGAGCACCACACCTTCCGCGTCACCCGCAACGAGGACCTTGAGGTTGAAGAGGACGACGCCGAGAACCTGCTGCAGGCACTGGAGAAGGAACTGCTGCGCCGCAAGTTCGGCCCGCCCGTCCGCCTCGAAGTGGCCACCGACATCAACCCCAGCATCCTGGCGCTGCTGGTGCGCGAGCTCGACGTGGAGGACACCGAGGTGTACTCGCTGCCGGCCCCGCTGGACCTGCGCGGGCTCTCCATCTTGGGCGGCATCGACCGGCCCGACCTCCGCTTCCCCAAGCACGTGGCCCACACATCCCGCGATTTGAACGCCTCTGAGACCTCCAAGGCGGCGAACGTCTTTGCCGCCATGCGACGCCGTGACATTTTGCTGCACCACCCGTATGACTCCTTCTCCACCTCGGTGCAGGCATTCCTTGAACAGGCCGCCTCGGACCCCAAGGTGCGGGCCATCAAGCAGACCCTGTACCGGACCTCCGGCGACTCCCCCATTGTGGACGCCCTGGTTGATGCGGCCGAGGCCGGCAAGCAGGTCCTGGCACTGGTGGAGATCAAGGCCCGCTTTGACGAGCAGGCCAACATTTCCTGGGCGCGGAAGCTGGAGCAGGCCGGCGTGCACGTGGTGTACGGAATTGTGGGCCTGAAGACCCACTGCAAGCTGTCCCTGGTGGTGCGCCAGGAGCAGGACGGACTGCGCCGCTACTGCCACATCGGCACCGGAAACTACCACCCGCGAACGGCCCGCTACTACGAGGACCTGGGACTGCTGACGGCCGACAACCAGGTGGGCGAGGACCTGTCCAAGCTGTTCAACCAGCTCTCAGGCTACGCGCCCAAGACCTCGTTCGACCGCCTGCTGGTGGCCCCCCGCTCCGTGCGCTCCGGGCTGATTGAGCGCATCGACGCCGAGATTGCCAACAAGCGGGCAGGACTGCCGGCGCGGGTGCGCATCAAGGTCAACTCCATGGTTGACGAGGCCATCATCGACTCCCTGTACCGCGCCTCCCAGGCCGGGGTGGAGGTGGGCGTGGTGGTGCGCGGCATCTGCTCGCTGCGCCCCGGCGTCCCAGGCCTAAGCGAAAACATCACGGTGCGTTCCATCCTGGGCCGCTTCCTGGAACACTCCCGTGTCTTCACCTTCGCCAATGCGGGCGAGCCCGTGGTGTACATTGGCTCTGCCGACATGATGCACCGCAACCTGGATCGCCGGGTTGAGGCCCTGGTGCAGCTCTCCAACAAGGAGGACATTGCCGAGGTCAATTCGCTGCTGGACCGGTACCTGGACCCAGGCACCGCCAGCTGGCACCTCGACAACGAAGGCGTCTGGGCACGCCACCATCTCGACAACGAAGGAAACCCCTTGCTCGACATCCAGTCCTGGCTGCTGGCCAGCCGTTCACGGCCCGGATCCGCAATCCACCGCTAA
- the mshD gene encoding mycothiol synthase: MSPAHIENWPVTVINGAPSPEILQEIQAVIDAAEDADGNPPFSEQTLVELKSREAGPHSVLVLLTYAPEDASPTVGEDLAGVAVVVLNGDEGVLEIVVHPAYRNDGVGAVLADKLVEVRGLQGIKAWSHGDHEAAADLAASYGYRAIRELWRMRLVRQAPSDLESREAAVYEVPDGVSLRTFVPHQDEGAWLAANAAAFAHHPEQGQLTLADLQARMAEPWFDPAGFFLAVNDRDEILGFHWTKVHPGRAGQEAMGEVYVVGVTPAAQGMGLGRTLTRQGLDHLQDAGLRAIMLYVDADNEAAVALYRKLGFTKWDSDVMYGPVSA, encoded by the coding sequence ATGAGCCCCGCACATATTGAGAACTGGCCGGTCACAGTCATCAACGGCGCCCCTTCCCCGGAGATCCTGCAGGAAATCCAGGCGGTCATTGACGCCGCCGAGGATGCCGACGGCAACCCGCCATTCTCCGAACAGACGCTGGTGGAGCTGAAGTCCAGGGAGGCCGGCCCGCACAGCGTCCTGGTGCTGCTCACCTACGCACCCGAAGACGCCTCCCCCACGGTGGGCGAGGACCTGGCCGGCGTGGCCGTGGTGGTGCTCAACGGTGATGAGGGCGTCCTGGAGATCGTTGTCCATCCCGCCTACCGCAATGACGGGGTTGGCGCCGTCCTGGCCGACAAGCTTGTGGAAGTCAGGGGCCTGCAGGGCATCAAGGCCTGGTCCCACGGCGACCATGAAGCCGCCGCCGACCTCGCCGCCAGCTACGGCTACCGGGCCATCCGCGAACTGTGGCGCATGCGCCTGGTGCGGCAGGCGCCGTCGGACCTGGAATCCCGGGAGGCCGCCGTTTATGAGGTGCCCGACGGCGTGAGCCTGCGGACATTTGTCCCTCACCAGGACGAGGGCGCCTGGTTGGCGGCCAATGCCGCGGCGTTCGCCCACCACCCGGAGCAGGGCCAGCTGACCCTGGCCGACCTCCAGGCCCGCATGGCCGAGCCCTGGTTTGACCCGGCAGGATTCTTCCTCGCGGTCAATGACAGGGACGAGATCCTGGGCTTCCACTGGACCAAGGTGCACCCGGGCCGGGCCGGACAGGAAGCCATGGGCGAGGTGTACGTGGTGGGCGTGACCCCGGCAGCGCAGGGCATGGGTCTTGGCAGGACGCTGACCCGGCAGGGGCTGGACCACCTGCAGGACGCCGGACTGCGCGCCATCATGCTTTACGTGGATGCCGACAACGAGGCTGCCGTGGCCCTGTACCGGAAGCTGGGCTTCACCAAGTGGGATTCGGACGTCATGTACGGGCCCGTCTCCGCCTGA
- a CDS encoding winged helix-turn-helix transcriptional regulator, whose protein sequence is MSQILMLTNDRGSSVEILPALELLSHTVHILPAVPTALLEAKPSDLIMVDARRDLAGSRSLTQLLRATGISVPLLLVLTEGGMAAVSASWAADDVVLDTAGPAEVEARIRLALTRAEQSGETVHQEIQASGIAIDEDSYTARVHGEVLNLTYKEFELLKYLAQHPGRVFTRAQLLNEVWGYDYYGGTRTVDVHVRRLRAKLGAEHENLISTVRNVGYLLSVAKTPDGELADA, encoded by the coding sequence ATGTCGCAGATTCTCATGCTGACCAACGACCGCGGAAGTTCCGTGGAAATCCTGCCTGCACTGGAACTTCTCAGCCACACCGTCCACATCCTCCCCGCCGTGCCCACCGCGCTGCTGGAAGCCAAGCCGTCCGACCTGATCATGGTGGATGCCCGCAGGGACCTGGCCGGTTCGCGTTCCCTCACCCAGCTGCTGCGCGCCACAGGCATCAGCGTGCCCCTCCTTCTGGTCCTGACCGAGGGCGGCATGGCTGCGGTGTCCGCTTCATGGGCCGCCGACGACGTTGTCCTGGACACCGCCGGCCCGGCCGAGGTGGAGGCCCGCATCCGGCTGGCGCTGACCCGTGCCGAGCAGTCCGGGGAGACCGTCCATCAGGAGATCCAGGCCTCGGGCATCGCCATTGACGAGGACAGCTACACGGCCAGGGTCCACGGCGAGGTGCTGAACCTGACGTACAAGGAATTTGAGCTGCTGAAGTATCTGGCCCAGCACCCGGGGCGCGTGTTCACCCGCGCCCAGCTGCTCAACGAGGTGTGGGGCTACGACTACTACGGAGGCACGCGCACGGTTGATGTCCACGTCCGCCGCCTGCGCGCCAAGCTCGGCGCCGAGCATGAGAACCTGATCAGCACTGTGCGCAACGTGGGCTACCTGCTGTCCGTTGCCAAGACGCCCGACGGCGAACTCGCCGACGCATAG
- a CDS encoding permease, which yields MKSSTAGLIGIISVALLVAGHHLGDAWAVAITIALAVVFGYGWPHYLNIPAKKTLGTVLALTGAAAALTAGLTTSSEYLSWTPIYLALGFGAVMVVQIIRGTGQKRRLESTLGAGAGVAIAGFACGWVASNRFLGDPGMSYIVAISAVVALLAGMLNWPDRVVGPLAVVLAGLAGPLAALLFSDVRILTSAILGLLVGAVIAAYRRLRTLTGPAKSMTGRIAAALAPILSLGALVYFVEKLILS from the coding sequence GTGAAGTCATCAACAGCCGGACTAATTGGAATCATCTCCGTTGCGCTCCTCGTGGCCGGGCACCATCTCGGCGACGCCTGGGCGGTGGCCATTACCATCGCGCTGGCCGTGGTTTTTGGCTATGGCTGGCCGCATTACCTCAACATTCCGGCGAAGAAAACGCTTGGCACCGTCCTGGCCCTGACCGGGGCAGCCGCGGCGCTGACCGCAGGCCTGACCACCAGCAGCGAATACCTGTCCTGGACGCCCATCTACCTGGCGCTGGGCTTCGGCGCCGTCATGGTCGTCCAGATCATCCGGGGCACGGGGCAGAAGAGGCGGCTCGAATCAACCCTCGGTGCCGGTGCCGGCGTGGCGATTGCGGGATTCGCCTGCGGTTGGGTGGCGTCCAACAGGTTCCTTGGCGACCCCGGCATGAGCTACATCGTGGCCATCAGCGCGGTCGTGGCGCTCCTGGCCGGCATGCTCAACTGGCCGGACAGGGTGGTGGGCCCGCTCGCCGTCGTCCTGGCCGGGCTGGCAGGGCCGCTGGCCGCCCTGCTGTTTTCCGACGTCCGCATTCTCACCTCCGCCATCCTGGGCCTGCTCGTGGGTGCTGTCATCGCCGCGTACCGGCGCCTGCGCACCCTGACGGGCCCGGCGAAGTCCATGACAGGCCGGATCGCGGCGGCCCTGGCACCGATACTCTCCCTCGGCGCCCTGGTGTATTTCGTGGAGAAACTGATCCTCAGCTGA
- a CDS encoding FABP family protein, translating to MAIEIPTDLTPELVPLSWLLGTWTGTGRLGAGESEDEHFTQTVTFKANGLPYLQYTAESWLSDEEGTILRPLSVETGFWQLDRKLNDSDGGPGLIPAEIVPALRTAEDVEALRNADGGFDIMANIVHPGGISELYYGSIKGPQIQLSTDAVMRGAGSKDYTAATRIFGLVNGDLYWRWDVAADGNALDAHASAALRKVA from the coding sequence ATGGCTATTGAGATCCCCACAGACCTGACCCCCGAGCTGGTCCCCCTGTCCTGGCTGCTTGGCACTTGGACCGGCACCGGACGCCTCGGCGCCGGCGAGTCTGAGGACGAGCACTTTACCCAGACGGTGACCTTCAAGGCCAACGGCCTGCCGTACCTGCAATACACGGCGGAGTCGTGGCTGAGCGACGAAGAGGGCACCATCCTGCGCCCGCTGTCCGTCGAGACCGGGTTCTGGCAGCTGGACCGCAAGCTCAATGATTCCGACGGGGGCCCCGGCCTGATCCCGGCCGAAATCGTCCCCGCACTGCGCACCGCAGAGGACGTCGAGGCATTGCGCAACGCCGACGGAGGCTTCGACATCATGGCGAACATCGTCCACCCCGGCGGCATCTCCGAGCTGTACTACGGCTCCATCAAGGGCCCGCAGATCCAGCTTTCCACCGACGCCGTCATGCGCGGTGCCGGCTCCAAGGACTACACCGCCGCGACCCGCATCTTTGGGCTCGTCAACGGCGACCTCTACTGGCGCTGGGACGTTGCCGCGGACGGCAATGCGCTGGACGCCCACGCCTCGGCCGCGCTGCGCAAGGTCGCCTAG